A genomic window from Silene latifolia isolate original U9 population chromosome Y, ASM4854445v1, whole genome shotgun sequence includes:
- the LOC141629246 gene encoding uncharacterized protein LOC141629246 — MVDVHATDGTEVYIINDIERERKTWEVAFTASREEITCSCCLYQRMGMLCKHVIWVLKNKNIRMIPDKYVLNRWTKNALMKPVFDKHGNKMEDVGKSDNKKRMTNELWEEMYSCVSLAEENEKDIQMLIDKIREVKMEIKQHRSNEPLILNTISEMERYVGCSIPKEINIQVPQKSRNKGSGKRIQSSVLKALEKSGKKQRVCQTCGRKGHNSRTCSKKVEESYSEDEDEDSED, encoded by the coding sequence ATGGTGGACGTACATGCTACAGACGGCACAGAGGTATATATTATCAACGACATAGAGCGAGAAAGAAAGACATGGGAAGTTGCATTTACAgcaagtagagaagaaatcacttGTAGTTGTTGTTTGTATCAACGAATGGGTATGCTATGTAAGCATGTCATATGGGTGTTAAAGAATAAGAACATAAGAATGATTCCAGACAAATATGTTCTTAATAGATGGACGAAGAATGCGTTGATGAAGCCCGTCTTTGATAAGCATGGCAATAAAATGGAGGATGTTGGGAAATCAGACAACAAAAAAAGAATGACAAATGAGCTTTGGGAAGAAATGTACTCTTGTGTCAGCCTTGCAGAAGAAAATGAGAAAGACATACAAATGTTAATAGATAAAATTAGAGAagtcaaaatggaaataaagcaACATCGAAGCAACGAGCCACTAATCCTCAACACGATTTCGGAAATGGAAAGGTATGTTGGGTGCAGCATTCCTAAAGAGATAAACATCCAAGTTCCACAAAAATCACGTAATAAGGGGAGTGGTAAGCGAATTCAGTCAAGTGTTCTAAAAGCGCTCGAGAAAAGCGGGAAAAAACAAAGAGTATGCCAGACTTGTGGGAGAAAAGGTCACAACTCAAGAACATGTTCTAAAAAGGTTGAAGAATCTTATTCAGAGGATGAGGATGAAGACAGTGAAGATTGA
- the LOC141629247 gene encoding protein FAR1-RELATED SEQUENCE 5-like — MTSIQKTFVVKAARLKMGPVKAFRGWKELSGGYSNVGATETDFKNFVRDMKQYIGLSDAQMVIDNSSQKKETCSTFYFDFEVDEKQCLSGLFWADTISRKNYALFGDMLSIDSTFRTNKYDMVFVPFTAVDQHKRCVTVGAGLLSHESIEAYTWLFKAFLDAMGGCAPKAIITDQCPSMKPAIEEVFPDTSHRLCMWHIMKKLREKVDAYLWEDEDFKKRLNACVWNNHCEPDEFEEAWANIMIDYDLVDHPWFSSLYEIKEDWVPAYFREIFTAGIMRVTSRSESENSFFDRFLTPHATLVEFWMSFESAMDAQCHKQSKLNSENKHSTSPLKTPVQLEKHASEIYTHATFKDF; from the coding sequence ATGACATCGATTCAGAAGACCTTTGTTGTAAAAGCAGCACGGTTAAAGATGGGGCCAGTAAAAGCATTTAGAGGTTGGAAAGAGTTGTCGGGAGGTTATAGTAATGTTGGTGCTACCGAGACTGATTTCAAGAACTTTGTGAGAGATATGAAACAGTACATTGGTTTGTCTGATGCACAAATGGTGATAGATAATTCTTCTCAAAAAAAAGAGACGTGTAGCACGTTTTATTTTGACTTCGAAGTTGATGAAAAACAGTGTCTATCAGGGCTGTTTTGGGCAGACACCATATCTAGGAAAAACTATGCTTTATTTGGTGACATGCTTTCCATCGACTCCACCTTTCGTACAAATAAGTACGACATGGTTTTTGTACCATTTACTGCTGTTGATCAACATAAAAGGTGTGTAACAGTAGGAGCGGGGCTACTATCACACGAGAGCATTGAAGCATATACATGGCTTTTCAAAGCATTTCTTGATGCAATGGGGGGTTGTGCACCAAAAGCAATTATAACTGATCAATGTCCTTCTATGAAACCAGCAATTGAGGAAGTATTTCCAGATACATCTCACAGGTTATGCATGTGGCATATTATGAAGAAACTTCGTGAAAAAGTTGATGCGTATTTATGGGAAGACGAGGATTTCAAGAAGCGTTTAAATGCATGCGTTTGGAACAATCATTGTGAACCTGATGAATTTGAAGAAGCTTGGGCTAATATCATGATTGATTATGATTTGGTAGACCATCCTTGGTTCTCGTCTCTCTACGAAATTAAAGAAGATTGGGTTCCTGCATATTTTAGAGAAATATTTACGGCGGGTATTATGAGGGTGACATCAAGATCAGAGAGTGAAAATAGTTTCTTCGATCGTTTTCTTACACCTCATGCGACTCTTGTTGAATTTTGGATGTCTTTTGAGAGTGCAATGGATGCACAATGCCACAAACAATCAAAACTGAACTCGGAAAACAAACACTCAACATCTCCATTGAAAACTCCGGTTCAGTTAGAAAAACACGCTTCAGAAATTTACACGCATGCAACTTTTAAGGATTTCTAG